In one window of Brachyhypopomus gauderio isolate BG-103 chromosome 16, BGAUD_0.2, whole genome shotgun sequence DNA:
- the LOC143478269 gene encoding uncharacterized protein LOC143478269, producing MFPRSHHRPSLITTTSLAQPVQGRAVKRWNFRKANWAGFTEKVSQAAAGLLPPCFNSLNDTYDSYCKMLLAAARNNIPRGVRKACVPCWDEACENLLRSHTEAQTSEDRDKAADELLCRLTEKCRKPSMSGSALPDRHHSTYASSPTPHCYTRPGIALHNISRHLQGFLGEGKMEGPVEAIQYLYEWSKSLVRMAGTKWRMGFGFASLGKDLRLSLDQFAAECEMADMCTAECNITDETNSTSYQLQLVNSTPLRSNISMAITQFFVWPFIYMDMFMLLTFYRKQAFRTETRYILFSQTLLIDFIFLLLTDFVMLISYSHILMPVVFCVPVCMVMETVTICTPMIITAMCVERYVAICMPLRHSALSTSSRTCTAIFIIWIVSTIMPLMDLIILVSTVSQDYLSQLTFCYYEIMTPEKWHRYMRVLLCVIRFIIILLVELFCYVLIMLAARAASVDKKSASKGLRTVSLHMLQLILCTMEIICPYIEAVVIQLDIQVYLSVRFFNFITFSVIARAVSPLVYGIRDEEFYTAFVYNIQCGQNHMKISTENRILSPA from the exons ATGTTTCCTCGGTCACACCATCGACCGTCGCTTATTACTACCACGTCTTTGGCTCAGCCTGTGCAGGGGAGGGCTGTCAAGAGGTGGAATTTTCGGAAAGCAAACTGGGCAGGCTTTACCGAAAAAGTCAGCCAGGCGGCCGCCGGCCTATTACCCCCGTGTTTTAACAGCCTAAACGATACCTACGACTCATACTGCAAGATGCTGCTGGCTGCCGCCAGGAATAACATCCCTCGCGGTGTACGCAAGGCCTGTGTCCCCTGCTGGGACGAAGCATGTGAAAACCTACTTCGCTCCCACACGGAAGCACAGACCAGCGAAGACAGGGACAAAGCAGCAGATGAGCTACTCTGCAGGCTAACCGAGAAGTGTAGGAAACCCAGCATGTCGGGGAGTGCACTCCCTGAC AGACACCACAGCACATACGCCTCAAGTCCGACGCCCCATTGCTACACACGCCCAGGAATTGCTCTGCACAACATCAGCCGACACCTCCAAGGCTTCCTGGGTGAAGGCAAGATGGAGGGACCAGTGGAA GCTATCCAGTACCTGTACGAATGGAGCAAGAGCTTGGTTCGCATGGCtggca CCAAGTGGCGGATGGGGTTCGGTTTCGCATCATTGGGCAAAGACCTGCGGCTTtcgctggatcagtttgcagccgagTGCGAGATGGCCG ATATGTGTACAGCTGAGTGTAACATCACTGATGAAACCAATAGCACCAGTTACCAGCTACAACTGGTCAACTCCACGCCTTTAAGGAGTAATATTTCAATGGCCATAACACAGTTCTTTGTGTGGCCATTCATATACATGGACATGTTCATGCTCCTCACTTTCTACAGGAAGCAGGCCTTCAGGACTGAGACACGCTACATACTGTTTTCTCAAACATTACTGAttgattttatttttcttttgctGACTGATTTTGTGATGCTCATATCCTATAGTCATATTCTGATGCCTGTGGTGTTCTGTGTTCCTGTCTGCATGGTCATGGAGACTGTCACCATCTGCACACCGATGATAATCACTGCCATGTGTGTTGAGCGCTATGTGGCCATCTGTATGCCTCTGAGACACAGcgccctctccacctccagcaGGACCTGTACTGCTATCTTCATTATCTGGATTGTGAGCACCATAATGCCGCTCATGGACTTGATCATCCTTGTTTCAACTGTCTCACAAGATTATCTCTCACAGCTCACCTTTTGCTATTATGAGATTATGACACCTGAGAAATGGCACCGTTACATGAGAGTCTTACTGTGCGTCATCCGGTTCATAATAATTCTTCTTGTGGAATTATTCTGCTATGTGTTGATTATGCTTGCTGCTCGAGCAGCATCTGTAGACAAGAAATCTGCATCTAAAGGGCTCCGTACTGTCTCACTGCACATGCTTCAGCTTATACTGTGTACCATGGAGATCATCTGCCCCTATATTGAAGCAGTGGTCATACAGCTAGACATCCAGGTATATTTGTCAGTCCGTTTTTTCAACTTTATAACATTTAGTGTTATAGCTAGGGCAGTGAGTCCACTAGTCTATGGCATAAGAGATGAGGAATTTTACACTGCCTTTGTGTACAACATACAATGTGGACAAAATCACATGAAAATCTCAACTGAAAATAGAATACTAAGCCCAGCATGA